A region from the Aegilops tauschii subsp. strangulata cultivar AL8/78 chromosome 5, Aet v6.0, whole genome shotgun sequence genome encodes:
- the LOC109753251 gene encoding dehydration-responsive element-binding protein 1H-like, whose amino-acid sequence MDMGINGWISSPSSSTSGHELGEAVPVWSQAAKRPAGRTKFKETRHPVYRGVRRRGSAGRWVCEVRVPGKRGERLWLGTYVAAESAARAHDAAMLALLGRSPSAAACLNFPDSAWLLVMPPRLSDLADVRRAAIQAVVGFLRLEAATVVPDVDEATSPVYLPSPVDNADQVFQVPTFSPLGSDMFELDMSGEMDLDAYYAGFAQGMLLEPPPTPSYWENGECGDGGAAAGLWSY is encoded by the coding sequence ATGGACATGGGCATCAACGGCTGGATCAGCTCCCCTTCCTCATCGACGTCCGGGcacgagctcggggaggcggtGCCTGTGTGGTCGCAGGCGGCGAAGCGGCCCGCAGGGCGCACCAAGTTCAAGGAGACGCGCCACCCGGTGTACCGTGGCGTGCGGCGCCGGGGCAGCGCGGGGCGGTGGGTGTGCGAGGTGCGCGTTCCCGGCAAGCGCGGCGAGCGGCTCTGGCTCGGGACGTACGTCGCCGCCGAGTCCGCCGCGCGCGCTCACGACGCCGCGATGCTCGCCCTGCTCGGACGCTCCCCCTCCGCCGCGGCGTGCCTCAACTTCCCAGACTCCGCGTGGCTGCTCGTCATGCCCCCGAGGCTCTCCGACCTGGCCGACGTCCGGCGCGCGGCCATCCAGGCCGTCGTGGGCTTCCTGCGCCTGGAGGCCGCCACCGTGGTCCCGGACGTCGACGAGGCCACCTCCCCCGTGTACCTGCCGTCGCCCGTGGACAATGCCGACCAAGTGTTCCAGGTGCCAACTTTCTCCCCGCTGGGCAGCGACATGTTCGAGCTCGACATGTCTGGGGAAATGGACCTGGACGCGTACTACGCGGGCTTTGCCCAGGGGATGCTCCTGgagccgccgcccacgccgtcgTACTGGGAGAACGGAGAATGCGGCGACGGCGGAGCGGCCGCCGGCCTCTGGAGCTACTGA